The following are encoded together in the Oncorhynchus masou masou isolate Uvic2021 chromosome 5, UVic_Omas_1.1, whole genome shotgun sequence genome:
- the LOC135539716 gene encoding DNA damage-regulated autophagy modulator protein 2-like produces MWWFQQGLCILPVALVLWTAATFIFAYITAVLLKHVDPLVPYISDTGTVAPERCVFGIMLDISAYLGIATMYVRYKQVQALTVEEESKLHKLNLLGLVLGWTSSFGMCIVANFQKTTLFSMHLVGAILTFGVGALYILVQTLVSLCMQPHVHGKSIFWVRLSIGVWTFASIISMFVSSVIMYSSLPGVDVAHKLHWIPGETGYIPHIISTISEWSLALSFISFFLTYIRDFQKVTLRAEVDLQSNHLYDSPHYSITAQVNQSETSPLMAGGI; encoded by the exons ATGTGGTGGTTCCAGCAGGGTCTTTGTATTCTACCGGTGGCTTTGGTATTATGGACGGCGGCCACGTTCATCTTTGCTTACATCACTGCTGTGCTGCTGAAACATGTGGACCCACTGGTGCCATACATCAG CGACACGGGGACGGTTGCCCCAGAGAGATGTGTGTTTGGAATCATGCTGGACATCTCAGCATACTTAG GCATAGCCACCATGTACGTACGCTACAAGCAGGTCCAAGCCTTGACAGTCGAAGAGGAGTCGAAGCTGCATAAACTCAACCTCTTGGGTTTGGTGCTGGGATGGACCAGCTCCTTTGGCATGTGCATTGTTGCTAACTTTCAG AAAACGACTCTGTTCTCCATGCACCTGGTGGGGGCAATATTGACGTTTGGCGTGGGGGCACTGTACATCCTGGTGCAGACCTTGGTGTCTCTGTGCATGCAGCCTCACGTCCACGGGAAGAGCATCTTCTGGGTCCGACTCAGCATCGGAGTCTGGACCTTCGCCAGCATCATCAGCA TGTTTGTGTCATCTGTCATCATGTACAGTAGTCTACCTGGAGTGGACGTGGCCCATAAACTGCACTGGATACCTGGAGAGACG GGCTACATCCCTCACATCATCAGCACCATCTCTGAGtggtctctggctctctccttcATCAGTTTCTTCCTCACCTACATCAGAGACTTCCAG AAAGTAACGCTGCGGGCAGAGGTGGACCTACAGAGCAATCACCTTTACGATTCTCCACACTACAGCATCACTGCACAGGTCAACCAATCTGAGACCTCCCCACTGATGGCGGGGGGCATCTGA